The following is a genomic window from Flavobacteriales bacterium.
CGCCCGGGTGCACGGCACCGTGTTCGAGGTGGAAGGCGATGTGGCGAGCCCGCTGGTGTTCTACCTCACCGACAGCAGTACCCACTTCCTGTATGGCGCCTTGTACTTCATGGCACGGCCCAACGCCGACTCACTGGCCCCGGTGACCGACCGCGTGCGCGCCGACATGCGCCACTTCATCGGCAGTCTCCGATGGAACGACGCGGCCGGTGGCGTGGATCAGGTGGAGCAGCACACTGAGCAGTAGCAGGGCGCCCAGCTGGTGCAGCACCCCCAGGGCCAGCTGCACCGCGGTGAGCAGGGTGGCCACCCCCAGCACGAACTGCAGCACCACCGCTGCGATCAGCCATGGGCCGGTGCGGGCCACGCGCTGGTCGGAACGCAGCACGACGGCCAAGGCGATGCAGGCGAACGCCACCAGCCACGCCAGGTTGCGATGCACGAACTGGACACCATCGCGGTGGTCGGTGAGGTCCTTCACGAGGTCTCCGAAAGCATGCACGTTCTCGGGCATGAACGCCCCGTTCATCAGGGGCCAGGTGGTGTAGATCCGTCCGGCGTCGAGCCCTGCGGTGAAGGCCCCGTACACCACCTGAACGACCACGAGCACCAGGAGGAGGCGTGACCAGCGCGCCGCCTCCGAGCCATCACCCCGCCATGCGCGCCGCCCCCGCCGCAGATCGAGCACCGTCCACAGCACCAGGAGGAAGACCGTGAAGGCCGCGCACAAGTGGATGGCCAGCCGGAAGTGGCTGACGTCAGGGTTGTCGGCCAGGCCGCTCATGACCATGAACCAGCCCAGCGCGCCCACCAGTCCGCCACCCACGAGAATGGCCAGCGTGCGGCGCAGCAGCCAGCCCTGCAGCCGTCCTTGACGCAGGAACAGCGCGAAGGGGATGATGAACACCAGGCCCATCAGGCGGCCCCAGTTGCGGTGCAGATACTCCCAGAAGAAGATGGCCTTGAACCCGTCCAGGTCCATGAGCTGGTTCTTGAGGGTGTACTCCGGGATGCGCTTGTACTTGTCGAAGGCCTCCTGCCATTCGGCCTCGTTCATCGGCGGCAGCGCGCCCATGATCGGCTTCCACTCGGTGATGCTGAGCCCGCTGCCGGTGAGGCGGGTGATGCCCCCGATGGCCACCATGCAGGCGATGAGCGCACAGCCTGTTGCGAGCCAGCGGACAACGGCGCGGTGCTGGGTAAGGTCCGGCATGAGCGGCAAAACTACCAACGCACGAAGCCCGTTCCCGTTCGGGACCTGAACGCGAAAGGGGCCCCATGGCCCCTTTTCACATGGTACGGACCTGGCGATCAGGCCCGCAGGATGAGCGACAGGAGTTCGAGCAGGCTGGGTAGGCGCAGGGCGGGCAGCTCGGCGTTCACTTTGGCATCCGCAGCCTCGGCCGCTTCACCGTCCTCGGATGCGGCGCCGTCGCCCTTCACCTGCTTGGTGACGGCCACGGCCACCACCTTGTACTGTCCATCGTGGATCTTTTGAACGGCCTCCACCAGTTGGGCATCGTTCACCTGGTCGGGGTCGTAGGTCACGATGGCGTGATCGTTCTCATCGCCCTCGACGAACTTGATCTCCGTGGTGCTCACACCCTGGACCTGGGCCAGCGCCTTCTTGATGGCACCTCCGCACATCATCTCGCAGCTCATGCCTGAGATGCTGAGGTCGGCGAAGGTCACCGGGGTGCCCTGGGTGATCACCACCTCGTTGACCACGCGGGCCACGCCGGCCACTTCGGCAGCGGCTTGCTGCACGTCGGTGGAGCCCGAGGAGCACGCGGAGAGCAGGAGGACCGGGAACGAACTGGCGAGGATCCAGGAGCGCATGGGGCGGGAGATGTGGGTGATCATGGGACGCACCGGAGAACGGAATTGTTACAAAAGTAGTGTGCGGGAGACTGCCGATACCTTCGCGCCGCATGCAACCCGCCGGGCGAGGCCCCGATCGGCTGTCCTGGCTTCTGCTGGGCACCCTCGCCCTGATCTGGGGGTCCTCCTTCATCCTCATGAAGCGGGGTCTCTGGGACGACGGTCGCCCGGTGCTGAGCCCGGGACAGGTGGCCTCCGCGCGGCTGGCCATCGCCTGGGCCGTACTGATACCCGCCACCCTCCGGCACTGGCCCACGCTGCGCGCGCATTGGCGCCCGCTCCTCCTCGCCGGGGTGCTTGGGAACGGCATCCCCGCGCTTCTTTTCGCAACGGCGCAGACCCGCATCGACAGCGCGTTGAGCGGGATGCTCAACAGCCTCACCCCGCTCTTCACGCTGGTCATCGGGCTGCTGCTCTTCAGCACTCAGGCGCGGATGACGCAGCTGGCCGGTGTGCTGCTGGGGCTGGTGGGTGCAGTGGGCCTGGTGGTCTTCGACCCGGGCTCCGGGCCGGCGGGGTGGTCGCTGTACGCCCTGCTGCCCGTGGCCGGCACGATGTGCTACGGGGCCAGCGCCAACGTGGTGAAGCACCGCCTGTACATGATGCCCTCCATGGCCACGGCGGCCCTGGCCCTCACCTTCGTGGGCCCCGTCGGGCTTGCCGGATGCATCGCCACCGGGCTCCCTGGCACGCTGGAAAGCGACCCTGCCGCCTGGCCGGCCCTGGGCTTCGTGGCGCTGCTCGCCCTGCTCAGCTCGGCCCTCTCTCTGGTGTTGTGGAACGCCCTGCTGAAGCGCACCAGCGCGGTACAGGCCTCCGCGGTCACCTACCTCATGCCCGTGGTGGCCATCGGGTGGGGCCTGTTGGACGGGGAGCGGCTCGGCCCGATGCAGGTGGTGATGATCGCGGTGGTGCTGGCCGGCGTCTACTTGGTGACCGCCTCGGACCGGGCCTGAGGGTCGGCGCGGGTTGAGCATCTTTGTCCGGCCGGACACCCGGTCAACCGTCGACCTCCATGTACCTGGGCCAGAAAGTCATCGTGGTGCTTCCAGCCTACCGGGCCGCGCTCACCCTGAAGCAGACCTACGACGAGATCCCGTTCGATCTGGTGGACGAAGTGGTCCTGGTGGACGACAAGAGCCCGGACAACACTGTGGAGGTGGCCCGACAGCTGGGCATCCGCCACATCGTGGTGCACGATATCAACAAGGGCTACGGTGGGAACCAGAAGAGCTGCTACGACAAGGCCGGGGAACTGGGCGCGGACATCGTGGTCATGCTCCATCCCGACTACCAGTACACGCCCAAGCTGCTCACCAGCATGATCGCCCTGATCGGGAACGGAGTGTACCCGGTGGTGTTCGGCTCGCGCATCCTTGGCGGTGGCGCGCTCAGGGGAGGTATGCCGCTCTATAAATACGTGGCCAACCGGCTGCTCACCATGAGCCAGAACCTGCTGATGGGCGAGAAGCTGAGCGAGTACCACACCGGCTATCGCGCTTTCCACCGCACGGTGCTCGATGCCTGCCCGTACAGGAACTGCTCGGACGACTTCGTGTTCGACAACCAGATGATCGCGCAGATCTTCTGGCAGGGCTTCGCGATCGCCGAGATCACCTGCCCCACGAAGTACTTCGACGAGGCCAGTAGCATCAACTTCAGCCGCAGCATGACCTACGGGCTTGGCGTGGTGCACACCAGCTGGCGCTACTTCCTGGCCCGCACCGGCCTCATGGGCTGGGGCCTGTTGGGCGCAAGCACCCGTTGACGATGCCGAAGCTCCTGCGCGACCGGCTGGTGATCGTCCTGGCGGCGCTGGTGCTCTTCGTTCCGGGGCTCGGGGCGGTGCACCTCTTCGACTGGGACGAGATCAACTTCGCCGAGATGGCGCGGGAGATGGTGGTGACGGGCGATGTGCTGCGGCCGCAGATCGACTTCAAGCCCTTCCATGAGAAGCCGCCGCTGTTCATCTGGCTGCAGGCGGCGTGCATGGCGCTGTTCGGCGTGGGCGAGTTCGCCGCCCGCCTGCCGAACGCGGTGTGCGGCGTGCTCACCCTGCTCGTGATCCACGGCATCGGCACCCGGTTGCGAGGCCCGGTCTTCGGGCGGCTGTGGGCACTGGCGTACGCGGGATCGATCCTTCCGCACCTCTACTTCCGCAGCGGCATCATCGACCCATGGTTCAACCTCCTCATCTTCCTCGGACTCGACCGCGTCATCCGCGTCTTTGACGGCGCCGGTCGGCGCGATGCGATGCTCGGCGGGCTCTTCCTCGGCCTGGCCGTGCTCACCAAGGGCCCGGTCGGCGTGCTCATCCCAGGCCTCACGGTAGGCGTTATGCTGTTGCCATCGCGCCTGCGGCTCCGCATGCCTGTGATCCCGCTGCTCTGGATGGGGCTCGCCCTCATCGTCACCGTGGGAGCGTGGGCGGCGGTGGACCTTTTGCGGAATGGCCCGACGTTCATGCAGGCTTTCTTCTGGCGGCAGGTGGCCATGCTCACCACGGAGGACGCCGGCCATGGCGGCTTTCCGGGCTACCACATGGTGGTGCTGCTCGTGGGTTGCTTCCCGGCCTCGCTCTTCGCGCTGCACGAGTGGGTCCGCCCGTCGGCACCGGATGATCCACAGCGCGCGCACCGCCGCTGGATGATCGTGCTGTTCCTGGTGGTGCTGGTGCTCTTCAGCGTGGTGAAGACCAAGATCGTGCACTACAGCAGCTTGTGTTATTTCCCGCTCACCTACCTGGCCGCGCTGCGGCTGGCGCACATCTGGGAGAAGGGCGTCCCCTTCGGGCCATCGCGCTACGCCCTGGGGATGCTGGGCAACTTCATTGCGGTGGTGGTGATCGCGGTGCCCTTCCTCGGCATGCGTCCGCACCTGCTCCGCCCCCTGCTGTCGGCCGACCCCTTCGCTCTGGGCAACCTGGAGGCCGTGGTGCGGTGGACCGGATGGGAGGCCCTCGCGGGCGTGCTTCTCACGTCAGCGCTGCTGGCCGCCCACATCCTGCACGGCGCATCGCACTACCGGGCAAGCCTGTTGGTCACCTTCGTCGGCAGTGCGCTCTTCGTCACGGCCACCCTCTATGCCTTCATCGGCCGGATCGAGGCCTACAGCCAGCGCGCCGCGATCGAGTTCTTCATGGCTCGACAGGGCGAACGGTGCCACGTCGCCACCAAGGACTACAAGAGCTATGCACCGTGGTTCTATGGACGGACCACGGAGCCCACGCCGCCGGAGGAGGTGCTCTTCCACGGCCCGATCGACCGGCCAGTGTACCTTTCCTCCAAGGTGACGGGAGTGGCATCGGTGGAGGCCCTGGGCACCTTCAAGGAGACCGGCCGGCGCAACGGATTCGTCTTCTATCGTCGCGATCCGTGATCGCCGGTGACAGGCGGAGCAGTACCAGATCCGCATCGACCCGTTCCCTGTCCGGCAAGGCCTATTCCCATTGTCGATCCTACGGGATCGGGCCGACCGACCGAAGCACCCGTGCCGACCCTCGAAGGAGGCCCGCTCCCTCTGGGTCTGAGGGGAAATCCTAGCTTGCCTTCAGAACCGGACCGACCCACCACCATGACACGATCCTACGCCTTGATCATCGCCGTGCTGGCCGCCACGCTGACCCGCGCACAAGGGGACACCTGCACGACCGCCCTGCCGGTGACGAGCGGTCTGCACCATGCGGATGGTCCGACCACGGGCTGGCCAGGCCCTGGAGGTTGCGGGGGTTCCGGTAACAACGGCGACTGGTACGCGTACGTGGCCACCTTCACCGGCACGATCAACATCACCTCCTGCAACGCATTGAACAACAACACCGATGACGACACCTACGTCAGGGTGTACACGGGGTCGTGCGGCGCGCTCACCTGCGTGGGTTTCAATGATGACATGGGCGGCAATAACTGCCCTGGATACATCTTCGCCACCTACCTGGACGTATCGGTGACAGCGGGCCAGACCTACTACATCGTGTGGACGGACATGTTCGACAGCGATGACTTCCACTGGAACCTGAGCGAGTGCTACGGCACCGTGATGGGCACCACCTACCTCGACCAGAACAACAATGGCCTGCGCGACGCCACCGAGCCGCACGCGCCCGTCGTGCTCGAAGTGGATCCGGGCAACCAGCTCGTTTACGCGGGCCAGGACCCCTACTCGTTCTGCACGGACAGCGGCAGCTTCACCATCACGGTCCCGTCGCCCCCGCTCTACCATGTGGCCGTGCCGGCCTCCCGCAGCTATTCAGTGAACAACCTGGGCGACCTGGTCACCGGAATGGACTTCGGTTTCCAGCCCATCCCGGGTATTTACGACGGTACCGTGAGCATCTGGGGTTGGAGCCCTTGGATCGGCAACAACACCACCTACCACATCAGCTACAACAACGTGGGCACCGAGCCCTTGAACGGAAGCGTGGTGCTGACCCTCCACCCTTTGACCACCTTCGTCTCAAGCACCCCTCCACAGGATTCCATCAGCGGTCAGGTGGTGTACTGGGACCTCGTGAACCTGCAGCCGGGCACCGGCGGTACGATCCACGTCACCTACCATACCGACAGCACCGCGCTCACCACCGATACCGTTACCGCGACGGTGTATCTCAACACCGACCACCTGGACCAGACCCCTCTCGACAACAGCGATGCCATCACGGCGGATCCCACCACCTCCTTCGACCCGAACGAGAAGCTGGTGGACACCGAGCGGGTCACCTTGAACGAGGTGGCGATGGGACGGGCACTGGAGTACACCGTCCACTTCCAGAACACCGGGACGATGCCGGCCGTGAACGTCCGCGTGCGCGACATCATCGATGGGGACCTCGACCTGAGCACCTTCGAGATGGTCGGGGCCACCCATGACCACCATGTCCAGTTCATCGGCAATGAGGTGATCTGGACCTTCCCGCAGATCATGCTGCCGGACAGTGCCTCCGACCCTGAAGGAAGCAAGGGCGGATTCCAGTTCCGCATCGCACCAAAGACCAGTTCGCTGCCCGGCACCCAGTTCGAGAACAGCGTGGGCATCATTTTCGACTACAACCAACCCGTGATCACCAATACGGTGCTGACCGAGGTGACCGTCGAGACCCTGCTGCCGGAGCACGGCACGGGCATGGGCATGACGCTCTTCCCATCCCCGGGCGACGGCCGGGTGAGCCTGCTGTGGTCGCGTCCCGACATGCCCGACGCACGGATCGAAGTGGTCGACCTGGCAGGCCGCAGCGCGCTCCACCTGGCCGGCATCGGCCTTCGCCAGGGCACCCCCTACCCGCTCGACCTCTCGGGGCTCACCGCTGGCACTTACTTGGTCCGCGTGCTCGGCCTGCAGGATGCGGCCACCGCACGGATGGTCGTGCGCCGTTGAACCTTTCTGCGTCTCTCGGGAAGGGCTCCGATCAGGAGCCCTTTCCTTTGAGGCATGTCCGACGACCTATCCCACCTTCTCAACCACCTCGGTGAGGACCGTCCGCACGGCTTCGACGCCGTTGTTCCTCCGGTGGTGCAGAGCGGGAACTTCGCCTACCCGACCGTGGCCGCCATGCGCGCGGTGGTGCAGCAGGAGTTCGACCGGCCGTTGTACACCCGGGGCCACAACCCCACCGTGGCCATGGTGCGGAGGAAGCTCGCCGCGCTGGAACATGCCGAGGATGCCCTGTTGTTCAGCAGTGGCAGCGCAGCCATCGCCGCGGCCGTCATCTCGTTCACCAAGACCGGCGACCATGTGGTGTGCGTGCACAAACCCTACAGTTGGACGCGCAAACTGTTGAGCGAACTTCTTGTTCGGTTCGGGGTGGAGACCACCTATGTGGACGGTACTGATGCGGAGAACTACCGCCACGCCCTCCGACCGAACACCGCCCTCCTCATCACCGAGAGCCCCAACTCGCTCACCTTCGAGTTGCAGGACCTCGCGGCGGTGGCGGCCATCGCCCGGGAGAGCGGCATCGTGACGCTCTGCGACAACAGCTACAGCAGCCCGCTTTTCCAGAACCCGATCGACCTGGGCATCGACATGGTGGCGCACAGCGGCACCAAGTACCTGAACGGCCACAGCGACGTGGTGTGCGGTGTGCTCGCGGGTCGTGCGGAGCACATGCGCCAAGTGATGGCGCACGAGTTCATGACGCTGGGCGCCGCGCCCAGTCCGCACGATGCGTGGCTGCTCATGCGCGGGTTGCGCACGCTGGAGCTGCGTGTGCACCGCAGCGCGGATTCGGCGGAGCGGGTGGCCCGGTTCCTGGAGGCGCACCCCAAAGTGCGGCGCGTGCACTGGCCGGGGCTCGAAAGCCATCCGCAGCATGCGCTGGCCCGCCGGCAGATGCGGCGCTGTGCAGGGCTGATGACGATCGACCTCGATGCACCGGACGAGGCTGCGGTCGAACGCTTCTGCGACGGGCTGCGGCGCTTCCTCATCGCCGTGAGCTGGGGCGGCTATGAGAGCTTACAATGGCCGGTCTGCGCGTTGAAAGGCCCCAGCGGCTATTACACCGACCTGCCCTTCACGCTGGTCCGTCTGTACATCGGTCTGGAGGACCCCGACCTGCTCATCGCCGACCTGGAGAACGCGCTGGCCCGGATGTGACGTGCACACCTGGGCCAGCCTTTGCGCTCGGTTCGTTCGTCAGAACGAAGCGCGCAGCCCGACGGTGAAGTTCCTGCCCGGTGAGGAGATGCCGGAGGAGTAAGGGCGATATCGTTGGTCGGTGATGTTCTCCACGCCGGCCGAAACGAGCAGGACCTTGTTCACCTGATAGCTGCCGTTGAGGTTCAGCGTGCACCAGGAGGGTGCATACGGGTCGCCGTTGGCGTCCTTCGCGTAGATCGCGGTCTTCGCCTGTTCGCTCGGTGGCAGATCGTCGAAGGAGAAGCCGTCGCTGATGTCGGCGAACAGGCGGGCACGCACCCGGCCCTTCTGCCAGGATAGGCCCGCGCTGCCGAACGGCGGAGGCGAGTGGCGCAGGGGCACATCGGTCGTGTTGTCGTCGTCCTGTTCCACACCGTCCTGCCAGTTCAGCCGCAGGTCAAGGCCCAGCCCGGACCACAAGCGCGCCTCGATGGCGATCAAGCAACCGACCACCGTGGCCTGGGCGGCGTTCTGGATGGCGTCCACACGACCGGGCTCCCCGTCGTACAGGATGCTGTCCTCTCCGTTCAGGCTGAACGGCCGACGCACCATCGCGTTGTCCAAGAGCACATAGTATCCGCTGCCCCGCAGGCGAACCCGGTCCGTCACCACC
Proteins encoded in this region:
- a CDS encoding COX15/CtaA family protein yields the protein MPDLTQHRAVVRWLATGCALIACMVAIGGITRLTGSGLSITEWKPIMGALPPMNEAEWQEAFDKYKRIPEYTLKNQLMDLDGFKAIFFWEYLHRNWGRLMGLVFIIPFALFLRQGRLQGWLLRRTLAILVGGGLVGALGWFMVMSGLADNPDVSHFRLAIHLCAAFTVFLLVLWTVLDLRRGRRAWRGDGSEAARWSRLLLVLVVVQVVYGAFTAGLDAGRIYTTWPLMNGAFMPENVHAFGDLVKDLTDHRDGVQFVHRNLAWLVAFACIALAVVLRSDQRVARTGPWLIAAVVLQFVLGVATLLTAVQLALGVLHQLGALLLLSVLLHLIHATGRVVPSETADEVAHVGAHAVGHRGQ
- a CDS encoding heavy-metal-associated domain-containing protein — encoded protein: MRSWILASSFPVLLLSACSSGSTDVQQAAAEVAGVARVVNEVVITQGTPVTFADLSISGMSCEMMCGGAIKKALAQVQGVSTTEIKFVEGDENDHAIVTYDPDQVNDAQLVEAVQKIHDGQYKVVAVAVTKQVKGDGAASEDGEAAEAADAKVNAELPALRLPSLLELLSLILRA
- a CDS encoding DMT family transporter, giving the protein MQPAGRGPDRLSWLLLGTLALIWGSSFILMKRGLWDDGRPVLSPGQVASARLAIAWAVLIPATLRHWPTLRAHWRPLLLAGVLGNGIPALLFATAQTRIDSALSGMLNSLTPLFTLVIGLLLFSTQARMTQLAGVLLGLVGAVGLVVFDPGSGPAGWSLYALLPVAGTMCYGASANVVKHRLYMMPSMATAALALTFVGPVGLAGCIATGLPGTLESDPAAWPALGFVALLALLSSALSLVLWNALLKRTSAVQASAVTYLMPVVAIGWGLLDGERLGPMQVVMIAVVLAGVYLVTASDRA
- a CDS encoding glycosyltransferase family 2 protein, yielding MYLGQKVIVVLPAYRAALTLKQTYDEIPFDLVDEVVLVDDKSPDNTVEVARQLGIRHIVVHDINKGYGGNQKSCYDKAGELGADIVVMLHPDYQYTPKLLTSMIALIGNGVYPVVFGSRILGGGALRGGMPLYKYVANRLLTMSQNLLMGEKLSEYHTGYRAFHRTVLDACPYRNCSDDFVFDNQMIAQIFWQGFAIAEITCPTKYFDEASSINFSRSMTYGLGVVHTSWRYFLARTGLMGWGLLGASTR
- a CDS encoding glycosyltransferase family 39 protein, which translates into the protein MPKLLRDRLVIVLAALVLFVPGLGAVHLFDWDEINFAEMAREMVVTGDVLRPQIDFKPFHEKPPLFIWLQAACMALFGVGEFAARLPNAVCGVLTLLVIHGIGTRLRGPVFGRLWALAYAGSILPHLYFRSGIIDPWFNLLIFLGLDRVIRVFDGAGRRDAMLGGLFLGLAVLTKGPVGVLIPGLTVGVMLLPSRLRLRMPVIPLLWMGLALIVTVGAWAAVDLLRNGPTFMQAFFWRQVAMLTTEDAGHGGFPGYHMVVLLVGCFPASLFALHEWVRPSAPDDPQRAHRRWMIVLFLVVLVLFSVVKTKIVHYSSLCYFPLTYLAALRLAHIWEKGVPFGPSRYALGMLGNFIAVVVIAVPFLGMRPHLLRPLLSADPFALGNLEAVVRWTGWEALAGVLLTSALLAAHILHGASHYRASLLVTFVGSALFVTATLYAFIGRIEAYSQRAAIEFFMARQGERCHVATKDYKSYAPWFYGRTTEPTPPEEVLFHGPIDRPVYLSSKVTGVASVEALGTFKETGRRNGFVFYRRDP
- a CDS encoding aminotransferase class I/II-fold pyridoxal phosphate-dependent enzyme; amino-acid sequence: MSDDLSHLLNHLGEDRPHGFDAVVPPVVQSGNFAYPTVAAMRAVVQQEFDRPLYTRGHNPTVAMVRRKLAALEHAEDALLFSSGSAAIAAAVISFTKTGDHVVCVHKPYSWTRKLLSELLVRFGVETTYVDGTDAENYRHALRPNTALLITESPNSLTFELQDLAAVAAIARESGIVTLCDNSYSSPLFQNPIDLGIDMVAHSGTKYLNGHSDVVCGVLAGRAEHMRQVMAHEFMTLGAAPSPHDAWLLMRGLRTLELRVHRSADSAERVARFLEAHPKVRRVHWPGLESHPQHALARRQMRRCAGLMTIDLDAPDEAAVERFCDGLRRFLIAVSWGGYESLQWPVCALKGPSGYYTDLPFTLVRLYIGLEDPDLLIADLENALARM